In Streptomyces chartreusis, the following proteins share a genomic window:
- a CDS encoding carbohydrate ABC transporter permease, producing the protein MSTTSELDLASPAPAKATPARSRRGLRGNSTFNFWLFTGPFLIGLAIFIYVPIGWSVYLSFFEARFTVTPEKFIGLDNYRHMLTNDDFVGSLGTFTVFAAFIVPTTWALSLGLALLVNRLRFMRAFFRSVFFLPTAVSYVAAALIWKMSIFSGVRFGLMNTVLGWFGIENIAWLADPNPPWYWLVIVSARLWLQSGFYMILFIAALQNIPAELYEAAAIDGAKRGWQTFRYITLPQLRATSTAVILLLLVAAYQAFDEFYNLLDKTTWGRPPLVELYLKALGENQDYGAGSAGAVILTVLICAVTLFQGRLMGFGRGDESK; encoded by the coding sequence ATGTCGACGACCTCCGAGCTCGACCTCGCGAGCCCCGCCCCGGCCAAGGCCACCCCGGCCAGGTCGCGGCGGGGTCTGCGGGGCAACAGCACCTTCAACTTCTGGCTCTTCACCGGGCCGTTCCTCATCGGGCTGGCGATCTTCATCTACGTCCCGATCGGCTGGAGCGTCTACCTCAGCTTCTTCGAGGCGCGGTTCACGGTCACGCCGGAGAAGTTCATCGGCCTCGACAACTACCGGCACATGCTGACGAACGACGACTTCGTCGGCTCGCTCGGCACCTTCACCGTCTTCGCCGCGTTCATCGTGCCCACCACCTGGGCGCTCTCGCTCGGCCTCGCGCTGCTGGTGAACCGGCTCAGGTTCATGCGGGCGTTCTTCCGGTCGGTGTTCTTCCTGCCGACCGCGGTCAGCTATGTCGCCGCGGCGCTGATCTGGAAGATGTCCATCTTCAGCGGTGTCCGCTTCGGTCTGATGAACACGGTCCTCGGCTGGTTCGGCATCGAGAACATCGCCTGGCTCGCCGACCCCAACCCGCCCTGGTACTGGCTGGTCATCGTCTCGGCCCGGCTGTGGCTCCAGTCCGGCTTCTACATGATCCTGTTCATCGCGGCGCTCCAGAACATCCCGGCCGAGCTGTACGAGGCGGCGGCCATCGACGGCGCCAAGCGGGGCTGGCAGACGTTCCGGTACATCACGCTGCCGCAGCTGCGGGCCACCTCGACGGCGGTGATCCTGCTGCTGCTCGTCGCCGCCTACCAGGCCTTCGACGAGTTCTACAACCTGCTGGACAAGACGACCTGGGGCCGTCCGCCGCTGGTCGAGCTGTATCTGAAGGCCCTGGGCGAGAACCAGGACTACGGCGCCGGCAGCGCGGGTGCCGTGATCCTGACCGTGCTGATCTGCGCCGTGACCCTGTTCCAGGGCAGGCTCATGGGCTTCGGAAGGGGGGACGAGTCCAAGTGA
- a CDS encoding carbohydrate ABC transporter permease, with protein MTTTTPGIREPAPDGKARRTGRGGVMGSTGLYLATGVAALLFLVPFYILVRNALSTDAQITGENWTFFPTDVQWGNITSPFDDSSVPFARSLWNSTVVAVLHTAGVLLVCSLAGYGLARIPYRHANKVFYVVLGTLMVPTAVTFVPSFVLVSSLGWVDSYRGLIVPGLFSGFTCFLFRQYFLGFPKELEEAARVDGLGYWGAYWRVVVPNSLNFFAAIATITFINGWNSFLWPLVIGQDPGAWTVQVALSSYTTGQTVVFHQIFMATAISILPLLFVFLFLQRWLVQGIAQTGIKG; from the coding sequence GTGACCACCACCACGCCCGGCATCCGCGAACCCGCCCCGGACGGCAAGGCCCGCCGTACCGGCCGCGGCGGCGTGATGGGCAGCACCGGCCTGTATCTCGCCACCGGCGTCGCCGCCCTGCTGTTCCTGGTGCCGTTCTACATCCTGGTGCGCAACGCGCTGTCCACGGATGCCCAGATCACCGGGGAGAACTGGACCTTCTTCCCCACGGACGTCCAGTGGGGCAACATCACCTCCCCGTTCGACGACTCCTCGGTGCCCTTCGCCCGGTCGCTGTGGAACTCCACCGTCGTCGCCGTGCTGCACACCGCAGGTGTCCTGCTGGTGTGCTCGCTGGCCGGCTACGGCCTGGCCCGCATCCCCTACCGGCACGCCAACAAGGTGTTCTACGTCGTGCTGGGCACCCTCATGGTCCCGACCGCCGTGACGTTCGTCCCCAGCTTCGTGCTGGTCTCGTCACTCGGCTGGGTGGACAGTTACCGGGGTCTCATCGTCCCGGGCCTGTTCAGTGGTTTCACCTGCTTCCTCTTCCGGCAGTACTTCCTGGGGTTCCCCAAGGAGCTGGAGGAGGCGGCGCGCGTGGACGGGCTCGGCTACTGGGGCGCGTACTGGCGTGTCGTGGTGCCGAACTCGCTGAACTTCTTCGCCGCGATCGCCACCATCACCTTCATCAACGGCTGGAACTCATTCCTGTGGCCGCTGGTCATCGGCCAGGACCCCGGTGCGTGGACCGTGCAGGTCGCGCTCTCGTCGTACACGACCGGCCAGACGGTCGTGTTCCACCAGATCTTCATGGCGACAGCGATTTCTATCCTGCCCTTGTTGTTCGTGTTCCTCTTCCTTCAGCGCTGGCTGGTACAGGGGATAGCACAGACCGGCATCAAGGGCTGA
- a CDS encoding glycoside hydrolase family 2 TIM barrel-domain containing protein, with amino-acid sequence MSFRTTRTVDYVEDVAPGAGALAPRAWYAASDAKSLSLNGDWRFRLSATADAEDDSFAAEGYDAGDWAEVTVPGHWVLQGDGAFGAPIYTNHLYPFPVDPPHVPTENPTGDHLRVFDLPDDWPALGDGGAVLRFDGVESCARIWLNGTELGEFKGSRLPHEFTVGALLKPAGNVLAVRVHQWSAGSYLEDQDQWWLPGIFRDVTLLHRPVGAAGDFFVHASYDHTTGEGTLRVDSDVDGRVSVPALDIDVATGEPVTVAVEPWSAETPKLYDGELVTAGERVPLRIGFRTVVLADGLIKVNGRAILFKGVNRHEWHPERGRTLDLETMREDVLLMKRHNLNAVRTSHYPPHPAFLDLCDEYGLWVIDECDLETHGFTEQRWRDNPVDDDRWTPALLDRAARMVERDKNHPSIVFWSLGNEAGTGRGLTAMAEWIHGRDTSRLVHYEGDWNCRDTDVYSRMYASHAEVERIGQHLDGGPGKRRELPFIQCEYGHAMGNGPGGIADYQQIFERHDRLQGGFIWEWIDHGVRHPELGFAYGGDFGEELHDGNFVCDGLVFPDRRPSPGLVEYKKVIEPVRIEGADGAVRVTNAYDFADLSHLEFEFAYQVDGESTGAHTLAVPPLAPGESAEVKLPAAAPDGDGAEVRWTVRALLAADSPWAGRGHEVAWGQRTVAPRAPLPTATGAEPTADGDLIVLGPGTFDAATGALLSVGGVDVTGPRLDVWRAPTDNDDGASWQDDARWGVLWRQLGLHRMRHRLDGVEAESGSLTVRTRVAPAARDVALRTVYRWTSDGERLRLTVSVTPEGDWKVPLPRLGVRLGLPAAVTGSATWFGSGGEAYPDTRAAAKLMRWDAGIGELQTPYVRPQENGARSDVRWAELGGLRIEGEPEFWFSARPWTSEQLDAARHLTDLVPGDTVWVNLDHGQHGIGSQSCGPGPLPQYFLKAEPAEFSFVFATAR; translated from the coding sequence ATGTCTTTCCGCACTACCCGAACCGTCGACTACGTCGAGGACGTCGCACCCGGCGCCGGGGCCCTGGCGCCCCGCGCCTGGTACGCCGCCTCGGACGCGAAGTCCCTGTCCCTGAACGGGGACTGGCGCTTCAGGCTGTCGGCGACCGCCGACGCCGAGGACGACTCCTTCGCCGCGGAGGGCTACGACGCCGGGGACTGGGCCGAGGTCACGGTCCCCGGCCACTGGGTCCTCCAGGGCGACGGCGCGTTCGGTGCGCCGATCTACACCAACCACCTCTACCCCTTCCCGGTGGACCCGCCGCACGTCCCCACGGAGAACCCGACCGGCGACCACCTGCGGGTCTTCGACCTGCCGGACGACTGGCCGGCCCTCGGCGACGGCGGCGCCGTGCTGCGCTTCGACGGCGTCGAGTCCTGCGCCCGCATCTGGCTGAACGGCACCGAGCTCGGCGAGTTCAAGGGCTCCCGCCTGCCCCACGAGTTCACGGTCGGCGCGCTGCTGAAGCCGGCCGGGAACGTGCTCGCCGTCCGTGTGCACCAGTGGTCGGCGGGCTCCTACCTGGAGGACCAGGACCAGTGGTGGCTGCCCGGCATCTTCCGTGACGTCACTCTGCTGCACCGCCCGGTGGGCGCGGCGGGCGACTTCTTCGTGCACGCCTCCTACGACCACACCACGGGCGAGGGCACCCTGCGCGTCGACTCCGACGTCGACGGGCGGGTGTCCGTGCCCGCCCTCGACATCGATGTCGCGACCGGTGAGCCGGTCACCGTCGCGGTCGAGCCGTGGTCGGCGGAGACGCCGAAGCTGTACGACGGCGAGCTGGTCACCGCGGGCGAGCGGGTGCCGCTGCGCATCGGCTTCCGTACGGTCGTCCTGGCGGACGGCCTGATCAAGGTCAACGGCAGGGCGATCCTGTTCAAGGGCGTCAACCGGCACGAGTGGCACCCCGAGCGGGGCCGCACCCTGGACCTGGAGACCATGCGCGAGGACGTGCTGCTGATGAAGCGGCACAACCTCAACGCGGTGCGCACCTCGCACTACCCGCCGCACCCGGCCTTCCTCGACCTGTGCGACGAGTACGGCCTGTGGGTCATCGACGAGTGCGACCTGGAGACCCACGGCTTCACCGAGCAGCGCTGGCGCGACAACCCCGTCGACGACGACCGCTGGACCCCGGCCCTGCTGGACCGCGCGGCCCGGATGGTCGAGCGCGACAAGAACCACCCGTCGATCGTCTTCTGGTCGCTGGGCAACGAGGCAGGCACCGGGCGCGGGCTCACCGCGATGGCCGAGTGGATCCACGGCCGGGACACCTCCCGTCTGGTGCACTACGAGGGCGACTGGAACTGCCGCGACACCGACGTGTACTCGCGGATGTACGCCTCCCACGCCGAGGTCGAGCGGATCGGGCAGCACCTGGACGGCGGCCCCGGCAAGCGCCGCGAACTGCCCTTCATCCAGTGCGAGTACGGGCACGCGATGGGCAACGGGCCCGGCGGCATCGCGGACTACCAGCAGATCTTCGAGCGCCACGACCGGCTCCAGGGCGGCTTCATCTGGGAGTGGATCGACCACGGCGTCCGCCACCCCGAGCTGGGCTTCGCCTACGGCGGCGACTTCGGCGAGGAGCTGCACGACGGCAACTTCGTCTGCGACGGGCTGGTCTTCCCGGACCGGCGGCCCTCCCCCGGGCTCGTCGAGTACAAGAAGGTCATCGAGCCGGTGCGGATCGAGGGCGCCGACGGGGCCGTACGGGTGACGAACGCGTACGACTTCGCCGACCTCTCGCACCTGGAGTTCGAGTTCGCCTACCAGGTGGACGGGGAGTCCACGGGTGCGCACACGCTGGCCGTGCCGCCGCTCGCGCCGGGTGAGTCGGCGGAGGTCAAGCTGCCGGCGGCCGCTCCCGACGGCGACGGGGCCGAGGTCCGCTGGACGGTCCGGGCGCTGCTCGCGGCCGACAGCCCCTGGGCGGGCCGCGGCCACGAGGTGGCGTGGGGGCAGCGGACGGTCGCGCCGCGTGCTCCCCTCCCCACGGCCACCGGTGCCGAACCCACGGCCGACGGCGACCTGATCGTGCTCGGCCCTGGCACCTTCGACGCGGCCACCGGCGCCCTGCTGTCCGTCGGCGGGGTGGACGTCACCGGTCCGCGCCTGGACGTGTGGCGTGCCCCCACCGACAACGACGACGGCGCCTCGTGGCAGGACGACGCCCGGTGGGGCGTGCTGTGGCGGCAGCTGGGCCTGCACCGGATGCGGCACCGCCTCGACGGTGTGGAGGCGGAGTCCGGCTCGCTGACCGTCCGGACCCGGGTGGCGCCCGCCGCCCGCGACGTGGCGTTGCGCACGGTGTACCGGTGGACGTCCGACGGCGAACGGCTGCGGCTGACCGTGTCGGTCACGCCCGAGGGCGACTGGAAGGTGCCGCTGCCCCGGCTCGGCGTGCGGCTCGGGCTGCCTGCCGCGGTCACCGGGTCGGCGACGTGGTTCGGCAGCGGGGGCGAGGCGTACCCGGACACCAGGGCCGCGGCGAAGCTCATGCGGTGGGACGCGGGCATCGGGGAACTCCAGACGCCGTACGTCCGCCCGCAGGAGAACGGCGCCCGGTCCGACGTCCGCTGGGCGGAGCTCGGCGGGCTGCGGATCGAGGGCGAGCCGGAGTTCTGGTTCAGCGCGCGGCCCTGGACCAGCGAGCAGCTGGACGCCGCACGGCACCTCACCGATCTGGTGCCGGGCGACACGGTGTGGGTCAACCTCGACCACGGCCAGCACGGGATCGGCTCGCAGTCCTGCGGTCCGGGCCCGCTGCCGCAGTACTTCCTGAAGGCCGAGCCGGCGGAGTTCTCGTTCGTCTTCGCTACCGCCCGGTGA
- a CDS encoding ABC transporter ATP-binding protein, with protein sequence MSGSIEVRDLSRTFHTTVRRPGFGGALRSLVNPERVAKHAVCDVTFSVAPGELLALLGPNGAGKSTTIKMLTGILTPSAGEARVAGVVPYEERERNARNIGTVFGQRTQLWWDLPVRESFAILRDIYEVPKAEHAARLAEFDDLLDLSSFWDTRVRHLSLGQRVRSDLAAALLHDPPVVFLDEPTIGMDVVVKEQVREFLRHQVAERGRTVLLTTHDMTEVERLAERVVLINHGRLVLDGTLDEIRRRFGSTWQVRVTLADPHTEVGGLPGVALLRREGPQAVFGPDGPDAPTVHQALKQVIERYEVTDLALDEADLEDVMRAAYVHAGPAAEGA encoded by the coding sequence TTGAGTGGCAGCATCGAGGTCCGCGACCTGTCCCGGACCTTCCACACCACCGTCCGCCGCCCCGGGTTCGGCGGCGCCCTCCGCTCGCTCGTCAACCCGGAGAGGGTCGCCAAGCACGCGGTCTGCGACGTCACCTTCTCCGTCGCCCCCGGCGAACTCCTCGCCCTGCTCGGCCCGAACGGGGCAGGCAAGTCCACCACCATCAAGATGCTCACCGGCATCCTCACGCCCAGCGCCGGCGAGGCCCGGGTCGCGGGCGTGGTGCCGTACGAGGAACGCGAGCGCAACGCCCGCAACATCGGCACCGTGTTCGGGCAGCGCACCCAGCTGTGGTGGGACCTCCCGGTACGCGAGTCGTTCGCGATCCTGCGGGACATCTACGAGGTGCCGAAGGCCGAACACGCCGCGCGGCTGGCTGAGTTCGACGACCTCCTGGACCTGTCGTCCTTCTGGGACACCCGGGTCCGGCATCTCTCCCTCGGCCAGCGCGTGCGCTCCGACCTGGCCGCGGCGCTGCTGCACGACCCGCCGGTCGTCTTCCTCGACGAGCCGACCATCGGCATGGACGTGGTGGTGAAGGAGCAGGTGCGGGAGTTCCTGCGGCACCAGGTGGCGGAGCGCGGCCGTACGGTCCTGCTCACCACCCACGACATGACGGAGGTCGAGCGGCTCGCCGAGCGGGTCGTGCTGATCAACCACGGGCGGCTCGTCCTGGACGGCACCCTCGACGAGATCCGCCGCCGGTTCGGCTCGACCTGGCAGGTGCGGGTGACACTGGCCGACCCGCACACCGAGGTCGGTGGCCTGCCGGGCGTCGCGCTGCTGCGCCGCGAGGGCCCGCAGGCGGTGTTCGGTCCCGACGGGCCGGACGCGCCGACCGTGCACCAGGCGCTGAAGCAGGTCATCGAGCGGTACGAGGTGACGGACCTCGCCCTCGACGAGGCGGACCTGGAGGACGTGATGCGGGCCGCGTACGTGCATGCAGGTCCCGCGGCGGAGGGAGCCTGA
- a CDS encoding ABC-2 family transporter protein yields MASVLHGWRAARVTPLGELHTPPRMTAVLLRLTVQVVLVASLWRGLYAHTGTTAGLTREQAVTYAVLAVLASRLRELDQYAGRDTVIQHMHFGTIVYWYLRPLPPQRYYALRALGEQLYGLAWALFGYAICLAAGVVEPPRSAAVAGVFALSMLLGQWVLYYVMLLLDQLCFFTIRNNSAMLILIFAQNLMSGVYAPLWFFPDWFITLSGFLPFQATLSVPLSIYVGRIELSDAGAQLAVQAVWVLVLALVTRRVWRRAARRVISQGG; encoded by the coding sequence ATGGCCTCCGTCCTGCACGGCTGGCGGGCGGCACGTGTCACCCCGCTCGGCGAGCTGCACACCCCGCCCCGGATGACGGCCGTCCTGCTGCGGCTGACCGTCCAGGTGGTCCTGGTGGCGTCGCTGTGGCGCGGTCTGTACGCGCACACCGGCACCACCGCCGGACTGACCCGCGAACAGGCGGTGACGTACGCCGTCCTGGCCGTACTCGCCTCCCGGCTGCGGGAGCTGGACCAGTACGCGGGCCGGGACACGGTCATCCAGCACATGCACTTCGGCACGATCGTCTACTGGTACCTGCGCCCGCTGCCGCCCCAGCGCTACTACGCCCTGCGCGCCCTCGGCGAGCAGCTGTACGGCCTGGCGTGGGCCCTGTTCGGCTATGCGATCTGCCTGGCCGCGGGGGTGGTCGAGCCGCCCCGGTCCGCCGCGGTGGCCGGGGTGTTCGCGCTGAGCATGCTGCTGGGCCAGTGGGTCCTGTACTACGTCATGCTCCTGCTCGACCAGCTCTGCTTCTTCACCATCCGCAACAACTCCGCGATGCTGATCCTGATCTTCGCGCAGAACCTGATGTCCGGGGTGTACGCGCCGCTGTGGTTCTTCCCGGACTGGTTCATCACGCTGAGCGGCTTCCTCCCGTTCCAGGCGACGCTGAGCGTGCCGTTGTCGATCTACGTCGGCCGGATCGAACTGTCGGACGCGGGCGCCCAGTTGGCGGTCCAGGCGGTCTGGGTGCTGGTGCTGGCGCTGGTCACCCGCCGGGTGTGGCGGCGGGCCGCGCGACGTGTGATCTCGCAGGGAGGCTGA
- a CDS encoding ABC transporter permease translates to MSLKALRIVWRISLLNIRAAMEYRTEFLLNIAIGAIWQMSVIVFATVLLARFTGMGGWDSGDVLLIPAIRMLAHGLFVLLLGRVHFIGRQVQEGRIDIYLLRPMPVHRQVQLDYFPTNAIGDLTVAAGLMAGALSRSTLDFSAGSVSYLIAAVVGGMLLEAALFTAVASACLRYPAADHWGRWLEELLGTFGSYPLNVLPKAVGGFLTFALPLAFVAYFPAAVLTGHDTAVPYWLAASSPLLGLVAYLGARGLWRWALGHYTGVNG, encoded by the coding sequence ATGTCGCTGAAGGCTCTGCGCATCGTCTGGCGCATCTCGCTGCTCAACATCCGTGCCGCGATGGAGTACCGCACGGAGTTCCTGCTGAACATCGCGATCGGCGCGATCTGGCAGATGTCGGTGATCGTGTTCGCGACGGTGCTGCTGGCCCGGTTCACCGGGATGGGCGGCTGGGACAGCGGGGACGTACTGCTCATCCCGGCGATCCGGATGCTCGCGCACGGTCTGTTCGTGCTGCTGCTGGGCCGGGTGCACTTCATCGGCCGGCAGGTCCAGGAGGGGCGGATCGACATCTATCTCCTGCGCCCGATGCCGGTGCACCGCCAGGTCCAGCTCGACTACTTCCCCACCAACGCGATCGGTGACCTGACGGTCGCGGCGGGCCTGATGGCGGGTGCGCTCAGCCGCAGCACCCTGGACTTCTCGGCGGGCAGCGTCTCGTACCTGATCGCCGCGGTCGTCGGCGGCATGCTGCTGGAGGCGGCCCTGTTCACGGCCGTCGCCTCCGCGTGCCTGCGCTACCCCGCCGCCGACCACTGGGGCCGCTGGCTGGAGGAACTCCTCGGCACCTTCGGCAGCTACCCGCTGAACGTCCTGCCGAAGGCGGTAGGCGGCTTCCTCACCTTCGCCCTCCCGCTCGCGTTCGTCGCGTACTTCCCGGCGGCGGTCCTCACGGGCCACGACACGGCCGTTCCTTACTGGCTGGCCGCGTCCTCGCCGCTGCTGGGGCTGGTGGCGTATCTGGGGGCCCGCGGGCTGTGGCGGTGGGCGCTCGGGCACTACACGGGGGTGAACGGGTAA